Proteins from a single region of Shinella zoogloeoides:
- a CDS encoding carbonic anhydrase, translating to MIEDLLARNKAWSAERKAEKADYFERLSKLQQPDYLWIGCSDSRVPANVIAGLEPGEVFVHRNVANLIHPADLNMLSVVEYAVHQLGVKHIIICGHYGCGGIRAAVSGERFGLIDHWLQPVRDVADRRFECRECGAWSDADLDRLCEASVAAQVERLARTPTLTAAWQAGRDVSIHGWVYGLQDGLLSDLKCTVRGNRGG from the coding sequence ATGATCGAAGACCTTCTTGCCAGAAACAAGGCGTGGTCCGCCGAGCGCAAAGCGGAGAAGGCGGACTATTTCGAGCGCCTGTCGAAGCTGCAGCAGCCGGACTATCTCTGGATCGGCTGTTCCGACAGCCGCGTGCCGGCCAATGTGATCGCCGGGCTGGAGCCGGGCGAGGTCTTCGTCCACCGCAACGTCGCCAACCTCATCCACCCGGCCGATCTCAACATGCTGTCGGTGGTCGAATATGCCGTGCATCAGCTCGGCGTGAAACACATCATCATCTGCGGGCACTATGGCTGCGGCGGCATCCGCGCGGCGGTCAGCGGCGAGCGCTTCGGGCTGATCGACCATTGGCTGCAGCCCGTGCGCGACGTGGCGGACCGGCGCTTCGAATGCCGGGAATGCGGCGCCTGGAGCGACGCGGATCTCGACCGGCTCTGCGAGGCGTCCGTCGCCGCGCAGGTCGAGCGCCTCGCCCGCACGCCGACCCTCACGGCCGCCTGGCAGGCGGGCCGCGACGTATCGATCCATGGCTGGGTCTACGGCTTGCAGGACGGGCTGCTTTCTGATCTCAAATGCACGGTGCGCGGCAACCGGGGAGGCTAG
- a CDS encoding DUF488 domain-containing protein translates to MSVRIKRVYDEPAADDGERILVDRLWPRGISKEKAAFDEWMKEVAPTSELRKWFDHRPERWDEFKERYRAELQDNPAVEALRARIAAGKVTLLYGSRNREFNHAAVLADFLAEKA, encoded by the coding sequence ATGTCCGTCAGGATCAAGCGCGTCTATGACGAGCCGGCGGCGGACGACGGCGAGCGCATCCTTGTCGACCGGCTCTGGCCGCGCGGGATATCGAAGGAAAAGGCGGCGTTCGACGAGTGGATGAAGGAGGTCGCGCCGACCTCCGAACTGCGCAAGTGGTTCGACCATCGGCCGGAGCGCTGGGACGAGTTCAAGGAACGCTATCGCGCCGAGCTGCAGGACAATCCGGCGGTCGAGGCGCTTCGCGCGCGCATCGCGGCCGGCAAGGTGACGTTGCTCTACGGGTCGCGCAACCGCGAATTCAACCATGCCGCCGTGCTCGCCGATTTCCTGGCGGAGAAGGCCTGA
- the metB gene encoding cystathionine gamma-synthase: protein MTERTTNEVQPETVAAAHGVASDTAFGAIAPPLYLSSTYQFADFDTPRAYDYGRVGNPTRDLLAEAITKLEGGAGAVLTPSGMAAVDILLTRLPVGSLVLAPHDCYGGTMRLLKARAGLGQLRLALVDQSDHAAFTVQLAGKPALVLIETPSNPLMRIVDIAALSALSRAAGARVVVDNTFLSPALQKPLSLGADYVLHSTTKFLNGHSDVIAGAVIAADGGEARALRHWANVTGAIAAPFDSWLTLRGLRTLFARMAGQERNAMAIAERLVAHPAVARVHYPGLADHPDHALARRQQQGFGAMMSFELAGGVEAVQRFVRAVKVITLAESLGGVESLVAHPATMTHVDMGPEARARAGIGDGLLRLSIGLEHVDDLLAGLETGLSAC from the coding sequence ATGACCGAGCGAACGACGAATGAAGTTCAACCGGAAACCGTTGCCGCGGCGCATGGCGTGGCGAGCGATACCGCCTTCGGCGCGATCGCGCCGCCGCTCTATCTGTCCAGCACCTATCAGTTCGCCGATTTCGATACGCCGCGCGCCTATGACTACGGCCGTGTCGGCAACCCGACGCGGGATCTGCTGGCCGAGGCGATCACAAAGCTGGAGGGCGGGGCCGGCGCGGTGCTGACGCCGAGTGGCATGGCGGCGGTGGATATTCTCCTGACCCGGCTGCCCGTCGGCAGCCTCGTTCTCGCGCCGCACGATTGTTACGGCGGCACGATGCGGCTCCTGAAAGCGCGCGCCGGGCTGGGCCAGCTCCGTCTCGCGCTGGTGGACCAGTCGGACCACGCGGCGTTTACGGTGCAGCTTGCCGGCAAGCCGGCGCTGGTGCTGATCGAGACGCCGAGCAATCCGCTGATGCGGATCGTCGATATCGCGGCGCTGTCCGCGCTTTCGCGGGCGGCTGGCGCGCGCGTCGTCGTCGACAACACCTTCCTGTCGCCGGCCTTGCAGAAGCCGCTGTCCCTCGGCGCGGACTATGTGCTGCATTCGACGACGAAATTCCTGAACGGCCATTCGGACGTCATCGCCGGGGCGGTGATCGCCGCCGATGGAGGCGAGGCCCGCGCGCTGCGCCACTGGGCGAATGTGACGGGGGCCATCGCCGCTCCCTTTGACTCCTGGCTGACGCTGCGCGGCCTTCGAACCCTCTTTGCCCGCATGGCCGGGCAGGAGAGGAACGCCATGGCGATTGCCGAACGGCTCGTCGCCCATCCCGCCGTCGCCCGCGTGCATTATCCCGGCCTTGCCGACCACCCGGACCATGCGCTTGCCCGGCGTCAGCAGCAGGGTTTCGGCGCCATGATGAGCTTCGAGCTTGCCGGCGGCGTGGAGGCGGTGCAGCGCTTCGTGCGGGCGGTCAAGGTCATCACGCTCGCTGAATCGCTCGGCGGGGTCGAAAGCCTCGTCGCCCATCCTGCGACCATGACCCATGTCGATATGGGGCCGGAGGCGCGCGCCCGGGCCGGCATCGGCGACGGCCTGCTGCGGCTTTCCATCGGGCTGGAACATGTCGATGATCTTCTGGCCGGGCTGGAAACGGGGCTTTCGGCCTGCTGA
- a CDS encoding 5-formyltetrahydrofolate cyclo-ligase → MADDETNDFASPACFLHEIDPAYSGLSASMAWADVNRWRKAERERLIAERLAVPADVRAGWGEIIAAGVLAEIGDVSGLIVSAYWPFRGEPDFRPFMEEVAARGGRTALPVVVEKGQPLEFHLWQTGEALSRGVWNIPIPAERRPCMPDIVISPVVGYDPACYRLGYGGGFFDRTLAALPARPRVIGIGYSMARLATIHPQAHDIPMDLIVTEAGTVRPQADVSTVRALT, encoded by the coding sequence ATGGCCGACGACGAGACAAACGATTTCGCTTCCCCCGCCTGTTTCCTGCACGAGATAGACCCGGCCTATTCCGGCCTTTCCGCATCCATGGCCTGGGCGGATGTGAACCGCTGGCGCAAGGCCGAGCGGGAGCGGTTGATCGCCGAGCGCCTCGCCGTGCCGGCGGATGTGCGGGCTGGCTGGGGCGAGATCATCGCGGCGGGCGTGCTCGCGGAAATTGGCGATGTCTCGGGCCTCATCGTCAGCGCCTACTGGCCGTTTCGCGGCGAGCCGGATTTCCGCCCCTTCATGGAAGAGGTCGCCGCGCGGGGCGGGCGCACCGCCCTGCCGGTCGTGGTCGAGAAGGGGCAACCGCTGGAATTCCATCTCTGGCAGACGGGGGAGGCGCTGTCGCGCGGCGTCTGGAACATCCCGATCCCGGCGGAGCGGCGGCCATGCATGCCGGATATCGTCATCTCGCCGGTCGTCGGCTACGATCCGGCCTGCTACCGGCTCGGCTATGGCGGCGGGTTCTTCGACCGCACACTCGCCGCCCTGCCGGCAAGGCCGCGCGTCATCGGCATCGGCTACAGCATGGCGAGGCTCGCCACGATCCATCCGCAGGCGCACGATATCCCGATGGATCTGATCGTCACGGAAGCCGGCACCGTCCGCCCTCAGGCGGACGTTTCCACGGTGCGCGCGTTGACGTAG
- a CDS encoding CynX/NimT family MFS transporter, with translation MTHPLPDDPGSIDLIDAEADSVPAPEPHRPKGFARFLLGASLVLIAFNLRPVFSSASALLPEIRDVLGLSPTGASLLTTLPVVCLGLFSPLAPRLAQRIGTERTLLAVVFLLALGTALRGLSSIPLLFLGTALAGASIAVGNVLLPGLVKRDFPDKAAMMTGFYTMALCAGAASAAGLTLPVEHALGGSLDGALAIWALPTLLVGLLWLPQVLATRSQVKRVGFRVEGLWRDRLAWHVTLFMGLQSALAYCVFGWLVPILRERGLDGVTAGAIVSVSVMVQAASCLVAPHLAVRGRDQRLINVTLCGFAVVALLGLLFAPLSTVWFWAVLQGIGQGGLIAVAMTVIVLRTRDPHMAAHLSGMAQCVGYLLAAIGPLVVGLIRGWTGSFAWSAVLIVLLGLGAAINGWFAGKALYVNARTVETSA, from the coding sequence ATGACCCATCCCCTCCCCGACGATCCCGGCTCCATCGACCTGATCGACGCCGAGGCCGACAGCGTGCCCGCACCCGAGCCGCACCGGCCGAAGGGCTTCGCGCGCTTCCTGCTCGGCGCCAGCCTCGTGCTCATCGCCTTCAACCTGCGCCCCGTCTTTTCCAGCGCCTCGGCGCTGCTGCCGGAAATCCGCGACGTGCTCGGCCTCTCGCCCACCGGGGCGAGCCTGCTGACCACGCTTCCCGTGGTCTGCCTCGGCCTGTTCTCGCCGCTCGCGCCGCGTCTTGCCCAGCGCATCGGCACCGAGCGCACGCTGCTCGCCGTCGTCTTCCTGCTGGCGCTCGGCACGGCGCTGCGCGGCCTCTCCTCCATTCCGCTGCTCTTCCTCGGCACGGCGCTGGCGGGCGCCAGCATCGCGGTCGGCAATGTGCTGCTGCCCGGCCTCGTCAAGCGCGACTTCCCGGACAAGGCGGCGATGATGACCGGCTTCTACACGATGGCGCTCTGCGCCGGCGCGGCCAGCGCCGCCGGGCTGACGCTGCCCGTCGAACATGCGCTGGGCGGCTCGCTCGACGGGGCGCTGGCGATCTGGGCGCTGCCCACCCTTCTCGTCGGCCTGCTCTGGCTGCCGCAGGTCCTTGCCACCCGCTCGCAGGTGAAGCGCGTCGGCTTCCGCGTGGAGGGCCTGTGGCGCGACCGGCTCGCCTGGCACGTCACGCTCTTCATGGGCCTGCAATCGGCGCTCGCCTATTGCGTCTTCGGCTGGCTGGTGCCGATCCTGCGCGAACGCGGGCTGGACGGCGTGACAGCCGGGGCCATCGTCTCCGTCTCGGTCATGGTGCAGGCGGCGTCCTGCCTCGTCGCGCCGCATCTTGCCGTGCGCGGCAGGGACCAGCGGCTGATCAACGTCACGCTCTGCGGCTTCGCCGTCGTCGCCCTTCTCGGCCTGCTCTTCGCCCCGCTCTCGACCGTGTGGTTCTGGGCCGTGCTGCAGGGCATCGGCCAGGGCGGGCTGATCGCCGTGGCGATGACCGTCATCGTGCTGCGCACGCGCGATCCGCACATGGCGGCGCATCTTTCCGGCATGGCGCAATGCGTCGGCTACCTGCTCGCCGCCATCGGCCCGCTGGTCGTCGGCCTCATTCGCGGCTGGACGGGAAGCTTCGCCTGGAGCGCCGTGCTGATCGTGCTGCTCGGCCTCGGGGCCGCCATCAATGGCTGGTTCGCCGGAAAGGCGCTCTACGTCAACGCGCGCACCGTGGAAACGTCCGCCTGA
- a CDS encoding FadR/GntR family transcriptional regulator, with protein sequence MHSLSKTNLADTAAETIRAEILARRWTIGEKLPNEATLSAMLSVSRGTVREAVRVLVSQGILETRQGSGTYVLSTADTTRPLTMARRAGLRDQFEARLALDAEAARLAALRRTPAVIAGLRALLAERGNYEGGDKAAFIARDLAFHQAVIAASQNAVLIGMYDFFSTLIAETIEASLREDLPEPDMAAHAAIVDAIESGDPDTADAAVRRFMAPVLSTLDRLLLS encoded by the coding sequence ATGCATTCCCTCAGCAAGACCAATCTCGCCGATACCGCCGCGGAGACGATCCGCGCCGAAATCCTCGCCCGTCGCTGGACGATCGGCGAAAAGCTGCCGAACGAGGCGACGCTTTCGGCCATGCTCTCCGTCAGCCGCGGCACCGTGCGCGAGGCGGTGCGCGTCCTCGTCTCGCAGGGCATCCTCGAGACGCGGCAGGGGTCCGGCACCTATGTGCTCTCCACCGCCGACACCACGCGCCCCCTCACCATGGCCCGCCGCGCCGGGCTGCGCGACCAGTTCGAGGCCCGCCTTGCGCTCGATGCGGAGGCGGCGCGGCTTGCGGCGCTGCGCCGGACGCCGGCTGTGATTGCCGGCCTGCGCGCGCTTCTTGCCGAGCGCGGCAATTACGAGGGCGGCGACAAGGCGGCCTTCATCGCCCGCGACCTCGCCTTCCATCAGGCCGTGATCGCCGCCTCGCAGAATGCCGTGCTCATCGGCATGTACGATTTCTTCTCCACGCTAATCGCCGAGACCATCGAGGCGAGCCTGCGCGAAGACCTGCCCGAACCCGACATGGCCGCCCATGCCGCCATCGTCGACGCCATCGAAAGCGGCGATCCCGACACGGCGGATGCCGCCGTGCGCCGCTTCATGGCGCCCGTCCTTTCCACCCTCGACCGATTGCTTCTTTCATGA
- a CDS encoding trans-3-hydroxy-L-proline dehydratase — MRSSKVIHIVSCHAEGEVGDVIVGGVAPPPGKTLWEQRKFIAEDQTLRNFVLNEPRGGVFRHINLLVPPKDPRATMGFIIMEPEDTPPMSGSNSICVSTVLLDSGIVPMVEPETHMVLEAPGGLVNVVAACRNGKAERITVTNVPSFADKLDAKLEVEGLGTLTVDTAYGGDSFVFADARALGFAVTPDEARELAETGIRITRAANEQLGFTHPENPEWNHISFCQLTLPVEERDGALHGRNTVVIQPAKLDRSPTGTGCSARMAVLHARGQIKVGQAFSGYSILDSRFDCRIVGETTVGGRPAIIPEISGRAWITGTSQVMLDPSDPWPAGYRLADTWPRKQ, encoded by the coding sequence ATGCGCAGCAGCAAGGTCATCCATATCGTCTCCTGCCACGCCGAGGGCGAGGTGGGCGACGTCATCGTCGGCGGCGTCGCCCCGCCGCCCGGCAAGACGCTGTGGGAACAGCGCAAGTTCATCGCCGAGGACCAGACGCTACGCAACTTCGTGCTGAACGAGCCGCGCGGCGGCGTCTTCCGCCATATCAACCTGCTGGTTCCGCCGAAGGATCCGCGCGCCACGATGGGCTTCATCATCATGGAGCCGGAAGACACGCCGCCGATGTCCGGCTCCAACTCGATCTGCGTCTCCACCGTGCTGCTCGACAGCGGCATCGTGCCCATGGTCGAGCCGGAAACCCATATGGTGCTGGAAGCGCCGGGCGGCCTCGTCAATGTCGTCGCCGCCTGCCGCAACGGCAAGGCCGAGCGCATCACCGTCACCAACGTTCCCTCCTTCGCAGACAAGCTGGATGCCAAGCTTGAAGTGGAAGGCCTCGGCACGCTCACCGTCGACACCGCCTATGGCGGCGACAGCTTCGTCTTCGCCGACGCCCGCGCGCTCGGCTTCGCCGTGACGCCGGACGAGGCGCGGGAACTGGCCGAGACCGGCATCCGCATCACCAGGGCGGCCAACGAGCAGCTCGGCTTCACCCATCCGGAAAACCCGGAATGGAACCACATCTCCTTCTGCCAACTCACCCTGCCGGTCGAGGAGCGCGACGGCGCGCTGCACGGCCGCAACACGGTGGTCATCCAGCCCGCCAAGCTCGACCGCTCGCCCACCGGCACCGGCTGCTCGGCGCGCATGGCGGTGCTGCATGCCCGCGGCCAGATCAAGGTCGGCCAGGCCTTCTCCGGCTATTCGATCCTCGATTCGCGCTTCGACTGCCGCATCGTCGGGGAAACGACCGTGGGCGGCCGCCCGGCCATCATCCCGGAAATCTCCGGCCGCGCCTGGATCACCGGCACCAGCCAGGTCATGCTCGATCCGTCCGACCCATGGCCGGCCGGCTACCGCCTCGCCGACACCTGGCCGCGCAAGCAGTAA
- a CDS encoding GntR family transcriptional regulator: protein MKFAAVDVRQAASAADIVYESLRKAIIEGALAEGESLRQEEIAQMFNTSRIPVREALSRLEQHGLITTQRYKGAVVAGLSIEEIAEIFEFRALIEAEVMRLAVPNLDREVLDRARRYCDAFDRETDPHRWGEINRHFHTSLYEAAHRPYYLQNVRSSLDRIDRYLRAQLTFTDGVPRAGREHEAILAACEKGDADLASRLTRDHVLDAGKSLMAFLREQRG, encoded by the coding sequence ATGAAATTTGCCGCCGTCGATGTCAGGCAGGCCGCTTCCGCGGCCGACATCGTCTATGAATCGCTGCGCAAGGCGATCATCGAGGGCGCGCTTGCCGAGGGCGAGAGCCTGCGGCAGGAAGAGATCGCGCAGATGTTCAACACCAGCCGCATCCCCGTGCGCGAGGCGCTGTCGCGGCTGGAGCAGCACGGCCTCATCACCACCCAGCGCTACAAGGGCGCCGTCGTCGCGGGCCTCTCCATCGAGGAGATCGCGGAGATATTCGAGTTCCGCGCGCTGATCGAGGCCGAGGTGATGCGCCTTGCCGTGCCCAATCTCGACCGGGAGGTGCTGGACCGGGCGCGGCGCTATTGCGACGCCTTCGACCGGGAGACGGACCCGCATCGCTGGGGCGAGATCAACCGCCATTTCCACACCAGCCTCTATGAAGCCGCGCACCGCCCCTACTATCTGCAGAACGTGCGCTCCTCGCTCGACCGGATCGACCGCTATCTGCGCGCCCAGCTCACCTTCACCGACGGCGTGCCGCGCGCCGGCCGCGAGCACGAGGCGATCCTTGCCGCCTGCGAGAAGGGCGATGCGGACCTTGCCTCGCGGCTGACCCGCGATCATGTGCTCGACGCGGGCAAGTCGCTGATGGCCTTCCTGCGGGAACAGCGGGGCTGA
- a CDS encoding GntR family transcriptional regulator, which produces MTAKDSSSLPERKRGSGVKMVYDLLRDEILDLKLAPGSPIDEVQLAERFKMSRTPIREALVRLAGEGLIETLPNRSTMVSNIDFLNLHTFFDAMVLMYRVTTRLAAQNHRPEDLAIIRGFHEDYAAALTGRDSLTMIATNAAFHAAIAEAGRNPYFTGLFRRLLDEGRRILQLYYQSYEEQFPQRFVEEHAAIIAAIEARDIEEADRLGKTHAEAIVAQVQKLFSRNDRLDIAL; this is translated from the coding sequence ATGACGGCCAAAGATTCCAGTTCCCTGCCCGAGCGCAAGCGCGGCTCCGGCGTCAAGATGGTCTACGACCTGCTGCGTGACGAGATTCTCGACCTGAAGCTCGCGCCGGGCAGCCCGATCGACGAGGTGCAGCTTGCCGAGCGGTTCAAGATGTCGCGCACGCCGATCCGCGAGGCCCTGGTGCGGCTGGCCGGCGAGGGACTGATCGAGACCCTGCCGAACCGCTCGACCATGGTGTCGAACATCGACTTCCTGAACCTTCACACCTTCTTCGACGCGATGGTGCTGATGTACCGGGTGACGACGCGGCTTGCGGCGCAGAACCACCGGCCGGAGGACCTCGCCATCATCCGCGGTTTCCACGAGGATTATGCGGCGGCACTGACGGGGCGGGATTCGCTGACGATGATCGCCACCAACGCGGCCTTCCACGCCGCCATCGCCGAGGCCGGCCGCAATCCCTATTTCACCGGCCTGTTCCGCCGGCTGCTCGACGAGGGGCGGCGTATCCTGCAGCTCTATTACCAGTCCTATGAGGAGCAGTTCCCGCAGCGCTTCGTGGAGGAGCACGCCGCGATCATCGCCGCCATCGAGGCGCGCGACATCGAGGAGGCGGACCGGCTCGGCAAGACCCATGCGGAAGCCATCGTCGCGCAGGTGCAGAAGCTTTTCAGCCGGAACGACAGGCTCGATATCGCGCTCTGA
- a CDS encoding dihydrodipicolinate synthase family protein has protein sequence MKAKIFSGVIPALMTPCKDDRSPDFDALVRKGKELIAKGMSAVVYCGSMGDWPLLTDEQRMEGVERLVKAGIPVIVGTGAVNTASAVAHAAHAQKVGAQGLMVIPRVLSRGSVVAAQKNHFKAILSAAPDLPAVIYNSPYYGFATRADLFFALRQDHKNLVGFKEFGGAADMRYAAENITSRDDDVSLMIGVDTCVFTGFVDCGAVGAITGIGCVLPKEVLHMCALARAAAAGDPDARARALELESALAVLSSFDEGPDLVLYFKHMMVLKGDKEYTLHFNETDALSDSQRGYVESQLKLFDTWYAEWSKLPGAVQKYKA, from the coding sequence ATGAAGGCCAAGATTTTTTCCGGTGTCATTCCCGCCCTGATGACCCCCTGCAAGGACGACCGCTCGCCGGACTTCGACGCGCTGGTCCGCAAGGGCAAGGAGCTTATCGCCAAGGGCATGTCCGCCGTCGTCTATTGCGGCTCCATGGGTGACTGGCCGCTTCTGACGGACGAACAGCGCATGGAAGGCGTCGAACGCCTCGTCAAGGCCGGCATCCCGGTCATCGTCGGCACCGGCGCCGTCAACACCGCTTCGGCCGTCGCCCACGCCGCCCACGCCCAGAAGGTCGGCGCGCAGGGCCTCATGGTCATCCCTCGCGTCCTGTCCCGCGGCTCCGTCGTCGCCGCCCAGAAGAACCACTTCAAGGCGATCCTGTCGGCTGCCCCGGACCTGCCGGCCGTCATCTACAACAGCCCCTATTACGGCTTCGCCACCCGCGCCGACCTGTTCTTCGCCCTGCGCCAGGACCACAAGAACCTCGTCGGCTTCAAGGAATTCGGCGGCGCCGCCGACATGCGCTATGCCGCGGAAAACATCACCAGCCGCGACGATGACGTCTCGCTGATGATCGGCGTCGACACCTGCGTCTTCACCGGCTTCGTCGATTGCGGCGCCGTCGGCGCGATCACCGGCATCGGCTGCGTGCTGCCGAAGGAAGTGCTGCACATGTGCGCCCTCGCACGGGCTGCCGCCGCCGGCGACCCGGATGCCCGCGCCCGCGCGCTGGAACTGGAATCGGCGCTTGCCGTCCTCTCGTCCTTCGACGAAGGCCCGGACCTCGTTCTCTACTTCAAGCACATGATGGTTCTGAAGGGCGACAAGGAATACACGCTGCACTTCAACGAAACCGACGCCCTCTCCGACAGCCAGCGCGGCTATGTCGAATCCCAGCTCAAGCTGTTCGACACCTGGTATGCCGAATGGAGCAAGCTGCCGGGCGCCGTGCAGAAGTACAAGGCCTGA
- a CDS encoding Ldh family oxidoreductase — translation MTQTTTLSIAALHERVEAIFLKAGLNGVQAGALARVIVAGERDACKSHGIYRIEGALRTVKAGKVKADAVPELDSNEGSAIVKVNAKGGFANPAFELGVPVLAERARKLGIAALVINDCTHFSALWPEVEAVTNEGLAGLVMCPSYATVAPTGGNKPLLGTNPFAFGWPRPNGSPYVFDFATSVAARGEIELHRRAGKQLPEGWAIDAEGNPTTDPEAALAGAMLPFGGHKGSAIGTMIELLAGIMIGDLTSPEVLDYLGTTTLAPFHGELIIAMSPEAFAKGRPGDPFARAETLFEAIVGQGARLPSQRRFVARKTSETAGVTLTAAEMEQLDRLLDKGLDAVS, via the coding sequence ATGACGCAAACCACCACCTTGTCGATTGCCGCGCTGCACGAGCGCGTCGAAGCCATCTTCCTGAAGGCTGGCCTCAACGGCGTGCAGGCCGGCGCGCTTGCCCGCGTCATCGTCGCCGGCGAGCGGGACGCCTGCAAGTCGCACGGCATCTACCGCATCGAGGGCGCGCTGCGCACCGTCAAGGCCGGCAAGGTCAAGGCCGACGCCGTGCCGGAACTCGACAGCAACGAAGGCTCGGCCATCGTCAAGGTCAATGCCAAAGGCGGCTTCGCCAACCCGGCCTTCGAGCTTGGCGTTCCCGTGCTCGCCGAACGTGCGCGAAAACTCGGCATCGCCGCGCTCGTCATCAACGACTGCACCCATTTCTCCGCGCTCTGGCCGGAAGTCGAGGCCGTGACCAATGAAGGCCTTGCCGGTCTCGTCATGTGCCCGAGCTATGCCACCGTCGCGCCTACCGGCGGCAACAAGCCGCTGCTCGGCACCAACCCCTTCGCCTTCGGCTGGCCGCGCCCGAACGGCAGCCCTTACGTCTTCGACTTCGCCACCTCCGTCGCCGCCCGCGGCGAGATCGAGCTGCACCGCCGTGCCGGCAAGCAGCTTCCGGAAGGCTGGGCGATCGACGCCGAAGGCAACCCGACCACCGACCCGGAAGCCGCGCTCGCCGGCGCCATGCTGCCCTTCGGCGGCCACAAGGGCTCGGCCATCGGCACGATGATCGAGCTTCTGGCCGGCATCATGATCGGCGACCTGACCAGCCCTGAAGTGCTCGACTATCTCGGCACCACGACGCTCGCGCCGTTCCACGGCGAACTCATCATCGCCATGTCGCCGGAAGCCTTCGCCAAGGGCCGCCCGGGCGATCCCTTCGCCCGCGCCGAAACCCTCTTCGAAGCCATCGTCGGCCAGGGCGCACGCCTTCCCTCCCAGCGCCGTTTCGTCGCCCGCAAGACCTCCGAGACGGCCGGGGTCACGCTGACCGCCGCCGAGATGGAGCAGCTCGACCGCCTGCTGGACAAGGGCCTCGACGCGGTCTCCTGA